In one window of Bos javanicus breed banteng chromosome 24, ARS-OSU_banteng_1.0, whole genome shotgun sequence DNA:
- the MBD1 gene encoding methyl-CpG-binding domain protein 1 isoform X20 yields MAEDWLDCPALGPGWKRREVFRKSGATCGRSDTYYQSPTGDRIRSKVELTRYLGPACDLTLFDFKQGVLCYPSPKAQSLAITSRKRKKPSKPAKARKCQVGPQKSEVRKEAPRDDTKADTDTVPASLPAPGCCENCGISFSGDGTRRQRLKTLCKDCRAQRIAFNREQRMFKRVGCGECTACQVKEDCGACSTCLLQLPHDVASGLFCKCERRRCLRIVERSRGCGVCRGCQTREDCGRCRVCLRPPRPGLRRQWKCVQRRCLRHLAHRLRRHHQRCQRRPPLAVAPPAGKHGRRRGGCDSKVVPRRRPPRAQSPPPPPPPQPPESPELHPRALAPSPPAEFIYYCVDEDELQPYTNRRQNRKCGTCAACLRRMDCGHCDFCCDKPKFGGSNQKRQKCRWRQCLQFAMKRLLPSVWAGSEDGASPPPAHPRRKRPGSTRRPHLGQTLKPPLATPAAQPDRAQTPVKEEAGSGFVLPPPGTDLVFLREGASSPVQVPGPAPASTETRLQEAQCPGLSWVVALPQVKQEKADAQEDWTPGTAILTSPVLLPGCPSKAVDPGLPAVKQEPPDPEEDKDDNKADSTSDLPPEEEAGGAGTPVITEIFSLGGTRLRDTAVWLPRLRKLLAVNENEYFTELQLKEEAL; encoded by the exons ATGGCTGAGGACTGGCTGGACtgcccagccctgggccctgGCTGGAAGCGCCGTGAGGTTTTTCGCAAGTCAGGTGCCACCTGTGGACGCTCAGACACCTACTACCAGAG CCCCACAGGAGACAGGATCCGAAGCAAAGTTGAGCTGACCCGATACCTGGGCCCTGCATGTGATCTCACCCTCTTCGACTTCAAACAAGGCGTCCTCTGCTATCCATCCCCCAAG GCCCAATCCTTGGCCATCACCAGCAGGAAGCGGAAGAAGCCTTCGAAGCCAGCCAAGGCTCGGAAGTGTCAGGTTGGACCTCAGAAGAGTGAGGTCAGGAAGGAGGCACCAAGGGATGACACCAAGGCTGACACTGACACAGTCCCAGCTTCGCTTCCTGCCCCTGG GTGCTGTGAGAACTGTGGAATCAGCTTTTCAGGAGATGGTACCCGAAGGCAGCGGCTCAAGACTTTGTGCAAGGACTGCCGAG CACAGAGGATCGCTTTCAATCGGGAGCAGAGGATGTTTAAG CGTGTGGGCTGCGGGGAGTGCACGGCCTGCCAGGTAAAGGAAGACTGTGGGGCCTGCTCCACCTGCCTCCTGCAGTTGCCCCATGATGTGGCCTCGGGGCTGTTCTGCAAGTGTGAGCGAAGACGGTGCCTCCGCATTGTGGAAAGG AGCCGAGGGTGTGGAGTGTGCCGGGGCTGTCAGACCCGAGAGGACTGTGGCCGCTGTCGAGTCTGCCTTCGCCCTCCGCGCCCCGGTCTCCGGCGCCAGTGGAAGTGCGTCCAGCGGCGCTGCCTCCGG CACCTTGCTCACCGCCTCCGTCGCCACCATCAGCGATGTCAACGACGCCCTCCCCTGGCTGTGGCTCCCCCTGCT GGTAAACACGGCCGCCGCAGGGGAGGCTGCGACTCCAAGGTGGTGCCCCGGCGGCGTCCACCCCGAGCCCAGTCACCGCCTCCACCTCCCCCACCGCAGCCTCCAGAGTCTCCGGAGCTG CACCCCAGAGCCCTGGCCCCCTCGCCACCTGCTGAATTCATCTATTACTGTGTAGACGAGGACGAGCTA CAGCCTTACACAAACCGTCGGCAGAACCGCAAGTGTGGGACCTGTGCAGCCTGCCTGCGGCGGATGGACTGTGGCCACTGCGACTTCTGCTGTGACAAGCCCAAGTTTGGGGGCAGCAACCAGAAGCGCCAGAAGTGTCGCTGGCGCCAGTGCCTGCAGTTTGCTATG AAGCGGCTGCTGCCAAGTGTCTGGGCAGGGTCCGAAGATGGGGCATCGCCGCCCCCAGCTCACCCTCGTCGAAAGAGGCCTGGCTCTACTCGAAGGCCCCATCTGGGTCAGACCCTGAAGCCTCCCTTGGCCACACCCGCAGCTCAACCAGACCGAGCCCAGACTCCAGTGAAGGAGGAAGCAGGCAGTGGCTTTGTGCTGCCCCCACCTGGCACTGACCTTGTGTTCTTACGGGAGGGTGCAAGCAGTCCCGTGCAGGTGCCTGGCCCAGCCCCGGCTTCCACAGAAACTCGGTTGCAG GAGGCCCAGTGCCCTGGCCTGAGTTGGGTTGTGGCCTTACCCCAGGTGAAGCAAGAGAAGGCGGATGCCCAGGAAGACTGGACACCTGGCACAGCCATCCTGACTTCTCCTGTATTGCTGCCTGGCTGCCCCAGCAAG GCAGTAGACCCAGGCCTGCCAGCAGTGAAGCAAGAGCCACCTGACCCTGAGGAGGACAAGGACGACAACAAGGCTGACTCCACCTCTGACTTGCCcccagaggaggaggcaggaggggctggCACGCCCGTG ATCACGGAGATTTTCAGCCTGGGTGGAACCCGCCTCCGGGACACAGCAGTCTGGTTGCCAAG gCTACGTAAACTCTTAGCAGTAaatgaaaatgagtattttaCCGAACTGCAATTGAAAGAAGAAGCATTATAG
- the MBD1 gene encoding methyl-CpG-binding domain protein 1 isoform X27 has protein sequence MAEDWLDCPALGPGWKRREVFRKSGATCGRSDTYYQSPTGDRIRSKVELTRYLGPACDLTLFDFKQGVLCYPSPKAQSLAITSRKRKKPSKPAKARKCQVGPQKSEVRKEAPRDDTKADTDTVPASLPAPGCCENCGISFSGDGTRRQRLKTLCKDCRAQRIAFNREQRMFKRVGCGECTACQVKEDCGACSTCLLQLPHDVASGLFCKCERRRCLRIVERSRGCGVCRGCQTREDCGRCRVCLRPPRPGLRRQWKCVQRRCLRGKHGRRRGGCDSKVVPRRRPPRAQSPPPPPPPQPPESPELHPRALAPSPPAEFIYYCVDEDELQPYTNRRQNRKCGTCAACLRRMDCGHCDFCCDKPKFGGSNQKRQKCRWRQCLQFAMKRLLPSVWAGSEDGASPPPAHPRRKRPGSTRRPHLGQTLKPPLATPAAQPDRAQTPVKEEAGSGFVLPPPGTDLVFLREGASSPVQVPGPAPASTETRLQEAQCPGLSWVVALPQVKQEKADAQEDWTPGTAILTSPVLLPGCPSKAVDPGLPAVKQEPPDPEEDKDDNKADSTSDLPPEEEAGGAGTPVITEIFSLGGTRLRDTAVWLPRLRKLLAVNENEYFTELQLKEEAL, from the exons ATGGCTGAGGACTGGCTGGACtgcccagccctgggccctgGCTGGAAGCGCCGTGAGGTTTTTCGCAAGTCAGGTGCCACCTGTGGACGCTCAGACACCTACTACCAGAG CCCCACAGGAGACAGGATCCGAAGCAAAGTTGAGCTGACCCGATACCTGGGCCCTGCATGTGATCTCACCCTCTTCGACTTCAAACAAGGCGTCCTCTGCTATCCATCCCCCAAG GCCCAATCCTTGGCCATCACCAGCAGGAAGCGGAAGAAGCCTTCGAAGCCAGCCAAGGCTCGGAAGTGTCAGGTTGGACCTCAGAAGAGTGAGGTCAGGAAGGAGGCACCAAGGGATGACACCAAGGCTGACACTGACACAGTCCCAGCTTCGCTTCCTGCCCCTGG GTGCTGTGAGAACTGTGGAATCAGCTTTTCAGGAGATGGTACCCGAAGGCAGCGGCTCAAGACTTTGTGCAAGGACTGCCGAG CACAGAGGATCGCTTTCAATCGGGAGCAGAGGATGTTTAAG CGTGTGGGCTGCGGGGAGTGCACGGCCTGCCAGGTAAAGGAAGACTGTGGGGCCTGCTCCACCTGCCTCCTGCAGTTGCCCCATGATGTGGCCTCGGGGCTGTTCTGCAAGTGTGAGCGAAGACGGTGCCTCCGCATTGTGGAAAGG AGCCGAGGGTGTGGAGTGTGCCGGGGCTGTCAGACCCGAGAGGACTGTGGCCGCTGTCGAGTCTGCCTTCGCCCTCCGCGCCCCGGTCTCCGGCGCCAGTGGAAGTGCGTCCAGCGGCGCTGCCTCCGG GGTAAACACGGCCGCCGCAGGGGAGGCTGCGACTCCAAGGTGGTGCCCCGGCGGCGTCCACCCCGAGCCCAGTCACCGCCTCCACCTCCCCCACCGCAGCCTCCAGAGTCTCCGGAGCTG CACCCCAGAGCCCTGGCCCCCTCGCCACCTGCTGAATTCATCTATTACTGTGTAGACGAGGACGAGCTA CAGCCTTACACAAACCGTCGGCAGAACCGCAAGTGTGGGACCTGTGCAGCCTGCCTGCGGCGGATGGACTGTGGCCACTGCGACTTCTGCTGTGACAAGCCCAAGTTTGGGGGCAGCAACCAGAAGCGCCAGAAGTGTCGCTGGCGCCAGTGCCTGCAGTTTGCTATG AAGCGGCTGCTGCCAAGTGTCTGGGCAGGGTCCGAAGATGGGGCATCGCCGCCCCCAGCTCACCCTCGTCGAAAGAGGCCTGGCTCTACTCGAAGGCCCCATCTGGGTCAGACCCTGAAGCCTCCCTTGGCCACACCCGCAGCTCAACCAGACCGAGCCCAGACTCCAGTGAAGGAGGAAGCAGGCAGTGGCTTTGTGCTGCCCCCACCTGGCACTGACCTTGTGTTCTTACGGGAGGGTGCAAGCAGTCCCGTGCAGGTGCCTGGCCCAGCCCCGGCTTCCACAGAAACTCGGTTGCAG GAGGCCCAGTGCCCTGGCCTGAGTTGGGTTGTGGCCTTACCCCAGGTGAAGCAAGAGAAGGCGGATGCCCAGGAAGACTGGACACCTGGCACAGCCATCCTGACTTCTCCTGTATTGCTGCCTGGCTGCCCCAGCAAG GCAGTAGACCCAGGCCTGCCAGCAGTGAAGCAAGAGCCACCTGACCCTGAGGAGGACAAGGACGACAACAAGGCTGACTCCACCTCTGACTTGCCcccagaggaggaggcaggaggggctggCACGCCCGTG ATCACGGAGATTTTCAGCCTGGGTGGAACCCGCCTCCGGGACACAGCAGTCTGGTTGCCAAG gCTACGTAAACTCTTAGCAGTAaatgaaaatgagtattttaCCGAACTGCAATTGAAAGAAGAAGCATTATAG
- the MBD1 gene encoding methyl-CpG-binding domain protein 1 isoform X18, with amino-acid sequence MAEDWLDCPALGPGWKRREVFRKSGATCGRSDTYYQSPTGDRIRSKVELTRYLGPACDLTLFDFKQGVLCYPSPKAQSLAITSRKRKKPSKPAKARKCQVGPQKSEVRKEAPRDDTKADTDTVPASLPAPGCCENCGISFSGDGTRRQRLKTLCKDCRAQRIAFNREQRMFKRVGCGECTACQVKEDCGACSTCLLQLPHDVASGLFCKCERRRCLRIVERSRGCGVCRGCQTREDCGRCRVCLRPPRPGLRRQWKCVQRRCLRGKHGRRRGGCDSKVVPRRRPPRAQSPPPPPPPQPPESPELHPRALAPSPPAEFIYYCVDEDELQPYTNRRQNRKCGTCAACLRRMDCGHCDFCCDKPKFGGSNQKRQKCRWRQCLQFAMKRLLPSVWAGSEDGASPPPAHPRRKRPGSTRRPHLGQTLKPPLATPAAQPDRAQTPVKEEAGSGFVLPPPGTDLVFLREGASSPVQVPGPAPASTETRLQEAQCPGLSWVVALPQVKQEKADAQEDWTPGTAILTSPVLLPGCPSKAVDPGLPAVKQEPPDPEEDKDDNKADSTSDLPPEEEAGGAGTPVITEIFSLGGTRLRDTAVWLPSLQGRQSGREDGCKKWETEDTLAPMSTSWKPQGWPGSHVSLSPPPTSVTWVSCRRSWCPSSQS; translated from the exons ATGGCTGAGGACTGGCTGGACtgcccagccctgggccctgGCTGGAAGCGCCGTGAGGTTTTTCGCAAGTCAGGTGCCACCTGTGGACGCTCAGACACCTACTACCAGAG CCCCACAGGAGACAGGATCCGAAGCAAAGTTGAGCTGACCCGATACCTGGGCCCTGCATGTGATCTCACCCTCTTCGACTTCAAACAAGGCGTCCTCTGCTATCCATCCCCCAAG GCCCAATCCTTGGCCATCACCAGCAGGAAGCGGAAGAAGCCTTCGAAGCCAGCCAAGGCTCGGAAGTGTCAGGTTGGACCTCAGAAGAGTGAGGTCAGGAAGGAGGCACCAAGGGATGACACCAAGGCTGACACTGACACAGTCCCAGCTTCGCTTCCTGCCCCTGG GTGCTGTGAGAACTGTGGAATCAGCTTTTCAGGAGATGGTACCCGAAGGCAGCGGCTCAAGACTTTGTGCAAGGACTGCCGAG CACAGAGGATCGCTTTCAATCGGGAGCAGAGGATGTTTAAG CGTGTGGGCTGCGGGGAGTGCACGGCCTGCCAGGTAAAGGAAGACTGTGGGGCCTGCTCCACCTGCCTCCTGCAGTTGCCCCATGATGTGGCCTCGGGGCTGTTCTGCAAGTGTGAGCGAAGACGGTGCCTCCGCATTGTGGAAAGG AGCCGAGGGTGTGGAGTGTGCCGGGGCTGTCAGACCCGAGAGGACTGTGGCCGCTGTCGAGTCTGCCTTCGCCCTCCGCGCCCCGGTCTCCGGCGCCAGTGGAAGTGCGTCCAGCGGCGCTGCCTCCGG GGTAAACACGGCCGCCGCAGGGGAGGCTGCGACTCCAAGGTGGTGCCCCGGCGGCGTCCACCCCGAGCCCAGTCACCGCCTCCACCTCCCCCACCGCAGCCTCCAGAGTCTCCGGAGCTG CACCCCAGAGCCCTGGCCCCCTCGCCACCTGCTGAATTCATCTATTACTGTGTAGACGAGGACGAGCTA CAGCCTTACACAAACCGTCGGCAGAACCGCAAGTGTGGGACCTGTGCAGCCTGCCTGCGGCGGATGGACTGTGGCCACTGCGACTTCTGCTGTGACAAGCCCAAGTTTGGGGGCAGCAACCAGAAGCGCCAGAAGTGTCGCTGGCGCCAGTGCCTGCAGTTTGCTATG AAGCGGCTGCTGCCAAGTGTCTGGGCAGGGTCCGAAGATGGGGCATCGCCGCCCCCAGCTCACCCTCGTCGAAAGAGGCCTGGCTCTACTCGAAGGCCCCATCTGGGTCAGACCCTGAAGCCTCCCTTGGCCACACCCGCAGCTCAACCAGACCGAGCCCAGACTCCAGTGAAGGAGGAAGCAGGCAGTGGCTTTGTGCTGCCCCCACCTGGCACTGACCTTGTGTTCTTACGGGAGGGTGCAAGCAGTCCCGTGCAGGTGCCTGGCCCAGCCCCGGCTTCCACAGAAACTCGGTTGCAG GAGGCCCAGTGCCCTGGCCTGAGTTGGGTTGTGGCCTTACCCCAGGTGAAGCAAGAGAAGGCGGATGCCCAGGAAGACTGGACACCTGGCACAGCCATCCTGACTTCTCCTGTATTGCTGCCTGGCTGCCCCAGCAAG GCAGTAGACCCAGGCCTGCCAGCAGTGAAGCAAGAGCCACCTGACCCTGAGGAGGACAAGGACGACAACAAGGCTGACTCCACCTCTGACTTGCCcccagaggaggaggcaggaggggctggCACGCCCGTG ATCACGGAGATTTTCAGCCTGGGTGGAACCCGCCTCCGGGACACAGCAGTCTGGTTGCCAAG TCTGCAGGGCAGGCAATCGGGAAGGGAAGATGGATGTAAAAAGTGGGAGACGGAGGACACACTGGCGCCCATGAGCACGAGCTGGAAACCACAAGGATGGCCTGGAAGCCATGTCAGCCTCTCACCACCTCCAACTTCGGTGACGTGGGTGTCCTGCAGAAGAAGCTGGTGCCCTTCATCACAGAGTTAA
- the MBD1 gene encoding methyl-CpG-binding domain protein 1 isoform X32: MAEDWLDCPALGPGWKRREVFRKSGATCGRSDTYYQSPTGDRIRSKVELTRYLGPACDLTLFDFKQGVLCYPSPKAQSLAITSRKRKKPSKPAKARKCQVGPQKSEVRKEAPRDDTKADTDTVPASLPAPGCCENCGISFSGDGTRRQRLKTLCKDCRAQRIAFNREQRMFKRVGCGECTACQVKEDCGACSTCLLQLPHDVASGLFCKCERRRCLRIVERSRGCGVCRGCQTREDCGRCRVCLRPPRPGLRRQWKCVQRRCLRHLAHRLRRHHQRCQRRPPLAVAPPAGKHGRRRGGCDSKVVPRRRPPRAQSPPPPPPPQPPESPELQPYTNRRQNRKCGTCAACLRRMDCGHCDFCCDKPKFGGSNQKRQKCRWRQCLQFAMKRLLPSVWAGSEDGASPPPAHPRRKRPGSTRRPHLGQTLKPPLATPAAQPDRAQTPVKEEAGSGFVLPPPGTDLVFLREGASSPVQVPGPAPASTETRLQAVDPGLPAVKQEPPDPEEDKDDNKADSTSDLPPEEEAGGAGTPVITEIFSLGGTRLRDTAVWLPSLQGRQSGREDGCKKWETEDTLAPMSTSWKPQGWPGSHVSLSPPPTSVTWVSCRRSWCPSSQS; this comes from the exons ATGGCTGAGGACTGGCTGGACtgcccagccctgggccctgGCTGGAAGCGCCGTGAGGTTTTTCGCAAGTCAGGTGCCACCTGTGGACGCTCAGACACCTACTACCAGAG CCCCACAGGAGACAGGATCCGAAGCAAAGTTGAGCTGACCCGATACCTGGGCCCTGCATGTGATCTCACCCTCTTCGACTTCAAACAAGGCGTCCTCTGCTATCCATCCCCCAAG GCCCAATCCTTGGCCATCACCAGCAGGAAGCGGAAGAAGCCTTCGAAGCCAGCCAAGGCTCGGAAGTGTCAGGTTGGACCTCAGAAGAGTGAGGTCAGGAAGGAGGCACCAAGGGATGACACCAAGGCTGACACTGACACAGTCCCAGCTTCGCTTCCTGCCCCTGG GTGCTGTGAGAACTGTGGAATCAGCTTTTCAGGAGATGGTACCCGAAGGCAGCGGCTCAAGACTTTGTGCAAGGACTGCCGAG CACAGAGGATCGCTTTCAATCGGGAGCAGAGGATGTTTAAG CGTGTGGGCTGCGGGGAGTGCACGGCCTGCCAGGTAAAGGAAGACTGTGGGGCCTGCTCCACCTGCCTCCTGCAGTTGCCCCATGATGTGGCCTCGGGGCTGTTCTGCAAGTGTGAGCGAAGACGGTGCCTCCGCATTGTGGAAAGG AGCCGAGGGTGTGGAGTGTGCCGGGGCTGTCAGACCCGAGAGGACTGTGGCCGCTGTCGAGTCTGCCTTCGCCCTCCGCGCCCCGGTCTCCGGCGCCAGTGGAAGTGCGTCCAGCGGCGCTGCCTCCGG CACCTTGCTCACCGCCTCCGTCGCCACCATCAGCGATGTCAACGACGCCCTCCCCTGGCTGTGGCTCCCCCTGCT GGTAAACACGGCCGCCGCAGGGGAGGCTGCGACTCCAAGGTGGTGCCCCGGCGGCGTCCACCCCGAGCCCAGTCACCGCCTCCACCTCCCCCACCGCAGCCTCCAGAGTCTCCGGAGCTG CAGCCTTACACAAACCGTCGGCAGAACCGCAAGTGTGGGACCTGTGCAGCCTGCCTGCGGCGGATGGACTGTGGCCACTGCGACTTCTGCTGTGACAAGCCCAAGTTTGGGGGCAGCAACCAGAAGCGCCAGAAGTGTCGCTGGCGCCAGTGCCTGCAGTTTGCTATG AAGCGGCTGCTGCCAAGTGTCTGGGCAGGGTCCGAAGATGGGGCATCGCCGCCCCCAGCTCACCCTCGTCGAAAGAGGCCTGGCTCTACTCGAAGGCCCCATCTGGGTCAGACCCTGAAGCCTCCCTTGGCCACACCCGCAGCTCAACCAGACCGAGCCCAGACTCCAGTGAAGGAGGAAGCAGGCAGTGGCTTTGTGCTGCCCCCACCTGGCACTGACCTTGTGTTCTTACGGGAGGGTGCAAGCAGTCCCGTGCAGGTGCCTGGCCCAGCCCCGGCTTCCACAGAAACTCGGTTGCAG GCAGTAGACCCAGGCCTGCCAGCAGTGAAGCAAGAGCCACCTGACCCTGAGGAGGACAAGGACGACAACAAGGCTGACTCCACCTCTGACTTGCCcccagaggaggaggcaggaggggctggCACGCCCGTG ATCACGGAGATTTTCAGCCTGGGTGGAACCCGCCTCCGGGACACAGCAGTCTGGTTGCCAAG TCTGCAGGGCAGGCAATCGGGAAGGGAAGATGGATGTAAAAAGTGGGAGACGGAGGACACACTGGCGCCCATGAGCACGAGCTGGAAACCACAAGGATGGCCTGGAAGCCATGTCAGCCTCTCACCACCTCCAACTTCGGTGACGTGGGTGTCCTGCAGAAGAAGCTGGTGCCCTTCATCACAGAGTTAA
- the MBD1 gene encoding methyl-CpG-binding domain protein 1 isoform X23: MAEDWLDCPALGPGWKRREVFRKSGATCGRSDTYYQSPTGDRIRSKVELTRYLGPACDLTLFDFKQGVLCYPSPKAQSLAITSRKRKKPSKPAKARKCQVGPQKSEVRKEAPRDDTKADTDTVPASLPAPGCCENCGISFSGDGTRRQRLKTLCKDCRAQRIAFNREQRMFKRVGCGECTACQVKEDCGACSTCLLQLPHDVASGLFCKCERRRCLRIVERSRGCGVCRGCQTREDCGRCRVCLRPPRPGLRRQWKCVQRRCLRHLAHRLRRHHQRCQRRPPLAVAPPAGKHGRRRGGCDSKVVPRRRPPRAQSPPPPPPPQPPESPELHPRALAPSPPAEFIYYCVDEDELQPYTNRRQNRKCGTCAACLRRMDCGHCDFCCDKPKFGGSNQKRQKCRWRQCLQFAMKRLLPSVWAGSEDGASPPPAHPRRKRPGSTRRPHLGQTLKPPLATPAAQPDRAQTPVKEEAGSGFVLPPPGTDLVFLREGASSPVQVPGPAPASTETRLQAVDPGLPAVKQEPPDPEEDKDDNKADSTSDLPPEEEAGGAGTPVITEIFSLGGTRLRDTAVWLPSLQGRQSGREDGCKKWETEDTLAPMSTSWKPQGWPGSHVSLSPPPTSVTWVSCRRSWCPSSQS; this comes from the exons ATGGCTGAGGACTGGCTGGACtgcccagccctgggccctgGCTGGAAGCGCCGTGAGGTTTTTCGCAAGTCAGGTGCCACCTGTGGACGCTCAGACACCTACTACCAGAG CCCCACAGGAGACAGGATCCGAAGCAAAGTTGAGCTGACCCGATACCTGGGCCCTGCATGTGATCTCACCCTCTTCGACTTCAAACAAGGCGTCCTCTGCTATCCATCCCCCAAG GCCCAATCCTTGGCCATCACCAGCAGGAAGCGGAAGAAGCCTTCGAAGCCAGCCAAGGCTCGGAAGTGTCAGGTTGGACCTCAGAAGAGTGAGGTCAGGAAGGAGGCACCAAGGGATGACACCAAGGCTGACACTGACACAGTCCCAGCTTCGCTTCCTGCCCCTGG GTGCTGTGAGAACTGTGGAATCAGCTTTTCAGGAGATGGTACCCGAAGGCAGCGGCTCAAGACTTTGTGCAAGGACTGCCGAG CACAGAGGATCGCTTTCAATCGGGAGCAGAGGATGTTTAAG CGTGTGGGCTGCGGGGAGTGCACGGCCTGCCAGGTAAAGGAAGACTGTGGGGCCTGCTCCACCTGCCTCCTGCAGTTGCCCCATGATGTGGCCTCGGGGCTGTTCTGCAAGTGTGAGCGAAGACGGTGCCTCCGCATTGTGGAAAGG AGCCGAGGGTGTGGAGTGTGCCGGGGCTGTCAGACCCGAGAGGACTGTGGCCGCTGTCGAGTCTGCCTTCGCCCTCCGCGCCCCGGTCTCCGGCGCCAGTGGAAGTGCGTCCAGCGGCGCTGCCTCCGG CACCTTGCTCACCGCCTCCGTCGCCACCATCAGCGATGTCAACGACGCCCTCCCCTGGCTGTGGCTCCCCCTGCT GGTAAACACGGCCGCCGCAGGGGAGGCTGCGACTCCAAGGTGGTGCCCCGGCGGCGTCCACCCCGAGCCCAGTCACCGCCTCCACCTCCCCCACCGCAGCCTCCAGAGTCTCCGGAGCTG CACCCCAGAGCCCTGGCCCCCTCGCCACCTGCTGAATTCATCTATTACTGTGTAGACGAGGACGAGCTA CAGCCTTACACAAACCGTCGGCAGAACCGCAAGTGTGGGACCTGTGCAGCCTGCCTGCGGCGGATGGACTGTGGCCACTGCGACTTCTGCTGTGACAAGCCCAAGTTTGGGGGCAGCAACCAGAAGCGCCAGAAGTGTCGCTGGCGCCAGTGCCTGCAGTTTGCTATG AAGCGGCTGCTGCCAAGTGTCTGGGCAGGGTCCGAAGATGGGGCATCGCCGCCCCCAGCTCACCCTCGTCGAAAGAGGCCTGGCTCTACTCGAAGGCCCCATCTGGGTCAGACCCTGAAGCCTCCCTTGGCCACACCCGCAGCTCAACCAGACCGAGCCCAGACTCCAGTGAAGGAGGAAGCAGGCAGTGGCTTTGTGCTGCCCCCACCTGGCACTGACCTTGTGTTCTTACGGGAGGGTGCAAGCAGTCCCGTGCAGGTGCCTGGCCCAGCCCCGGCTTCCACAGAAACTCGGTTGCAG GCAGTAGACCCAGGCCTGCCAGCAGTGAAGCAAGAGCCACCTGACCCTGAGGAGGACAAGGACGACAACAAGGCTGACTCCACCTCTGACTTGCCcccagaggaggaggcaggaggggctggCACGCCCGTG ATCACGGAGATTTTCAGCCTGGGTGGAACCCGCCTCCGGGACACAGCAGTCTGGTTGCCAAG TCTGCAGGGCAGGCAATCGGGAAGGGAAGATGGATGTAAAAAGTGGGAGACGGAGGACACACTGGCGCCCATGAGCACGAGCTGGAAACCACAAGGATGGCCTGGAAGCCATGTCAGCCTCTCACCACCTCCAACTTCGGTGACGTGGGTGTCCTGCAGAAGAAGCTGGTGCCCTTCATCACAGAGTTAA